Proteins co-encoded in one Aethina tumida isolate Nest 87 chromosome 7, icAetTumi1.1, whole genome shotgun sequence genomic window:
- the LOC126266301 gene encoding uncharacterized protein LOC126266301: MHIKLLMLCPLAFVLVFISTCVEGLQRCFVCRSRGELGSCKDPFVYNVTLAEPKSKIGIDTIPCASGWCGKIVESENALKEEYGVATQRVCLQRGPSDSEDRCAQTKWNHKKVLMCFCKGDLCNSSVIFSCNYILILLNILVSFRLIITS, encoded by the exons AtgcatattaaattgttaatgttgTGCCCTTTGGCCTTTGTTCTCGTTTTCATATCGACGTGTGTTGAAG gTCTTCAGAGATGTTTCGTATGTAGATCAAGAGGAGAGTTAGGTAGTTGCAAAGATCCCTTTGTTTACAATGTAACTCTGGCTGAACCAAAAAGTAAAATCGGAATTGATACTATCCCTTGTGCATCGGGATGGTGTGGAAAAATTGTAGAATCGGAAAATGCGTTAAAAGAAG AGTACGGTGTAGCAACACAAAGAGTATGTTTACAAAGAGGACCTTCTGATAGTGAGGATAGATGTGCGCAAACCAAATGGAATCACAAGAAAGTCTTAATGTGTTTTTGCAAAGGGGATCTGTGCAATTCTTCAGTAATATTCTCCTGtaactatatattaatattattaaatatacttgttAGTTTTAGACTGATAATTACAAGTTAA
- the LOC109605180 gene encoding glucosamine-6-phosphate isomerase isoform X2 yields MRLVILDDSKDVAEWAAKYVTKRINEFNAGPDNYFVLGLPTGSTPLGMYKKLIEFYKEGKVSFKYVKTFNMDEYVGLPREHKESYHYFMWHNLFKHVDIDPKNVHILDGNAEDLAAECTNYEKKIAEAGGIELFIGGIGPDGHIAFNEPGSSLVSRTRVKTLAQDTLEANARFFDNDISKVPKQALTVGVGTVMDAKEVMILITGTHKAFALYKAIEEGVNHMWTVSAFQQHPHTLMICDEDATLELKVKTVKYFKNVQNELAKKADNRRL; encoded by the exons ATGCGTCTAGTGATCTTAGATGATTCGAAGGATGTTGCAGAATGGGCAGCGAAATATGTGACTAAACGAATTAATGAATTCAATGCTGGACCGGACAACTACTTTGTATTGGGCCTGCCCACGG gCAGTACCCCATTGGGAATGTACAAGAAACTTATCGAATTTTACAAAGAGGGCAAAGTCAGTTTTAAGTAcgtaaaaacttttaacatgGACGAATACGTCGGTTTACCCAGGGAACATAAAGAGAGCTATCACTATTTCATGTGgcacaatttgtttaaacacGTAGACATCGATCCCAAGAACGTGCACATCCTTGATGGAAACGCCGAAGATCTGGCAGCTGAGTGCACAAATTACGAAAAGAAGATCGCTGAAGCGGGTGGAATTGAACTTTTCATTGGCG GTATCGGACCTGATGGACATATTGCATTTAACGAACCAGGATCGTCGTTGGTGTCGAGGACGAGGGTGAAGACGTTAGCTCAAGATACTTTGGAGGCTAACGCTAGATTTTTCGACAATGATATCAGCAAGGTGCCAAAACAAGCCTTAACAGTTGGAGTTGGAACTGTTATGGATGCTAAAGAA gtaatgattttaattactgGTACCCATAAGGCGTTTGCTTTATATAAGGCTATAGAAGAAGGTGTTAATCATATGTGGACCGTTTCTGCTTTCCAACAACATCCGCATACACTGATGATTTGTGACGAGGATGCAACTTTGGAATTAAAAGTCAAgactgttaaatattttaag AATGTGCAAAATGAATTGGCAAAGAAAGCCGATAATCGGAG GCTCTAA
- the LOC126266207 gene encoding dolichyl-phosphate beta-glucosyltransferase-like encodes MDLKYILFLSSAFAFSLLLTFCIFLIATSKTFPVIYRSKKEKHFKDPKSGKLHEFPNINEKGTVHLSVIVPAYNEEVRLPPMLDECISFLEERSEHSNFKYEIILVSDGSKDSTVNVADKYCEKLGTDKFRVLDLETNRGKGGAVRLGMLSARGSLLLFADADGATTFADLKKLEDSLKCLLQDDYLLNPTNIENKLAISIGSRAHLEEQSVASRSFFRTVLMYGFHFLVWLFAVRGIKDTQCGFKLLTREAARICFENMHVERWAFDVELLYIAQKLNIAITETAVRWTEIDGSKVTPVWSWIQMGTDLGLIWLRYTIGAWKIKQNTD; translated from the exons atggacttaaaatatattttatttttgagctCAGCATTTGCGTTTTCTCTATTGCTAACA TTTTGCATTTTTCTGATAGCCACAAGTAAAACATTCCCTGTCATATACAGAAGCAAAAAAGAAAAGCATTTTAAAGATCCAAAGAGTGGAAAATTGCACGAATTCCCGAATATCAACGAGAAGGGCACAGTACATTTAAGTGTAATTGTTCCAGCCTATAATGAGGAAGTCAGAT TACCCCCAATGTTAGATGAATGTATATCATTCCTTGAGGAAAGAAGtgaacattcaaattttaaatatgaaattattcttGTCAGTGATGGAAGCAAAGATTCTACAGTTAATGTTGCTgataaatattgtgaaaaattaGGCACAGATAAATTTCGAGTTTTGGATTTGGAAACAAATAGAGGCAAAGGAGGTGCTGTTCGTTTG GGAATGTTAAGTGCAAGAGGttctttattgttatttgCTGATGCAGATGGTGCTACTACATTTGCAGACTTGAAAAAGCTAGAAGATAGCTTAAAATGCTTATTACAAG atgattatttgttgaatccaacaaatattgaaaacaaattggcCATTTCAATAGGTTCCCGAGCTCATTTAGAAGAGCAGTCAGTTGCGTCAAGAAGTTTTTTTAGAACTGTTCTAATGTATGGTTTTCATTTTCTAGTGTGGTTGTTTGCAGTGAGAGGTATCAAAGACACACAATGtggttttaaacttttaaccaGAGAAGCAGCAAGAATTTGTTTTGAGAATATGCATGTAGAAAGatg GGCGTTTGATGTGGAGCTCTTATACATAGcacaaaaactaaatatagcAATAACTGAAACTGCGGTAAGATGGACTGAAATCGATGGTTCCAAAGTTACTCCTGTATGGAGTTGGATTCAAATGGGCACAGATCTTGGCCTTATATGGTTGAGGTACACAATAGGTGCTTGGAAGATCAAGCAAAAcactgattaa
- the LOC109605181 gene encoding zinc finger protein 143, with amino-acid sequence MVDLPIDVVQSIMDFNSQEAGEVYKYYTIISNNENICYKDTADSEQQIVLLTLKDEHEATNGGIRGEDQMEAIDTVKCNQNVKIIKLDECKILLTTDEDENFETIEPHLITTTDVEINENTDIKTDNSYEIIELVDGMVEDTEGMNVYYCNVESPQEMKKEKKYICTYEDCDKAYSNPTHFNVHIRSHSRPFKCPAEDCNKSFATNYSLKSHFRTHTGEKPYNCPMCSKQFKTTGDLQKHVRIHTGERPFMCPIAGCGKSFTTSNIRKVHIRSHTGERPYVCTEPHCKKAFSSATNYKNHLRIHSGEKPYVCSIEGCNKRFTEYSSLYKHNMAHQTQRPFECNFEGCMQKFKQESALNLHKRVKHKVIVGRDGTEIVVDLV; translated from the exons ATGGTTGATTTGCCGATTGATGTTGTACAATCCATTATGG acTTCAACAGTCAAGAAGCTGGTGaagtgtataaatattacacaatCATAAGtaacaatgaaaatatatgttacaaAGACACTGCTGATAgtgaacaacaaattgtattattaacattaaaagatGAACATGAAGCTACAAATGGGGGCATCAGAGGTGAGGATCAAATGGAAGCTATAGATACTGTCAAATGcaatcaaaatgttaaaattattaaattagatgaaTGCAAAATTCTCTTGACCACTGATGaagatgaaaattttgaaactattgAACCTCATTTAATTACAACAACTGATGtagaaatcaatgaaaatacTGACATTAAAACAG acaacagttatgaaattattgaattggTTGATGGAATGGTTGAAGATACAGAAGGAATGaatgtatattattgtaatgtTGAATCTCCACAGGAAATGAAAAaggaaaagaaatatatttgcaCATATGAAGACTGTGACAAGGCATATTCAAATCCGACACATTTTAAT GTACATATCAGAAGTCATTCTAGGCCATTTAAGTGTCCAGCAGAAGACTGCAATAAGTCCTTTGCAACCAACTACTCACTGAAATCACACTTTAGAACCCACACTGGAGAAAAGCCATATAACTGCCCCATGTGTTCTAAACAGTTCAAAACAACTGGAGATTTGCAAAAGCATGTTAGGATACACACtg gtgAGCGGCCATTCATGTGTCCTATAGCTGGTTGTGGAAAATCTTTTACAACATCAAACATTCGTAAAGTCCACATAAGGTCACATACAGGTGAAAGACCTTATGTATGTACAGAACCCCATTGCAAAAAAGCATTTTCTTCAGCTACAAACTATAAAAATCATCTCCGAATACACTCTGGAGAGAAACCATATGTTTGTAGTATAGAG GGATGTAACAAAAGATTTACAGAGTATTCAAGTTTGTATAAACATAATATGGCTCATCAAACTCAGAGACCATTTGAGTGCAATTTTGAAGGGTGTATGCAAAAATTCAAGCAAGAATCTGCTTTAAATTTGCATAAGAGAGTGAAGCATAAAGTTATTGTTGGGAGAGATGGAACTGAAATTGTTGttgatttagtttaa
- the LOC109605185 gene encoding uncharacterized protein LOC109605185: MDYIVKEMFYLRFVGFIIFFSTVECGSYQHVRFFNEKELARKSPRHLILPEIPELPEITLELWNEPVFPLSHTLPAPSKHIDSPAYVIDHGPPRYAQTGQSYQGVYDPFLLIGPAAKRAARYLYSKELFFNEIPHERAMKYNEELRIKNGLSAHRLGSLRWRSPFYRNY, encoded by the exons atggattacaTTGTAAAAGAAATG ttttatctaCGTTTTGTCGGTTTTATCATCTTCTTCTCCACTGTGGAGTGTGGAAGTTACCAGCACGTGCGGTTTTTCAACGAAAAAGAACTTGCCAGAAAAAGTCCTAGACATTTGATACTTCCAGAAATTCCCGAATTACCTGAAATAACTTTGGAACTGTGGAACGAACCGGTTTTTCCACTTTCTCATACACTGCCTGCACCTTCAAAGCACATTGATAGTCCAGCATATGTTATTGATCATGGACCACCTCGATATGCTCAAACGGGACAATCATATCAAG GAGTTTATGATCCTTTTCTTTTGATCGGACCAGCAGCTAAACGGGCAGCTAGATATTTATACAGCAAGGAATTGTTTTTCAACGAGATTCCGCATGAGAGGGCAATGAAATATAACGAAGAGTTAAGGATTAAAAATGGACTTTCAGCTCATAGATTAGGCTCGCTTAGATGGCGGTCTCctttttacagaaattactga
- the LOC109605180 gene encoding glucosamine-6-phosphate isomerase isoform X1, which produces MRLVILDDSKDVAEWAAKYVTKRINEFNAGPDNYFVLGLPTGSTPLGMYKKLIEFYKEGKVSFKYVKTFNMDEYVGLPREHKESYHYFMWHNLFKHVDIDPKNVHILDGNAEDLAAECTNYEKKIAEAGGIELFIGGIGPDGHIAFNEPGSSLVSRTRVKTLAQDTLEANARFFDNDISKVPKQALTVGVGTVMDAKEVMILITGTHKAFALYKAIEEGVNHMWTVSAFQQHPHTLMICDEDATLELKVKTVKYFKALSNVHHKLIEDDKSIQHTRIVH; this is translated from the exons ATGCGTCTAGTGATCTTAGATGATTCGAAGGATGTTGCAGAATGGGCAGCGAAATATGTGACTAAACGAATTAATGAATTCAATGCTGGACCGGACAACTACTTTGTATTGGGCCTGCCCACGG gCAGTACCCCATTGGGAATGTACAAGAAACTTATCGAATTTTACAAAGAGGGCAAAGTCAGTTTTAAGTAcgtaaaaacttttaacatgGACGAATACGTCGGTTTACCCAGGGAACATAAAGAGAGCTATCACTATTTCATGTGgcacaatttgtttaaacacGTAGACATCGATCCCAAGAACGTGCACATCCTTGATGGAAACGCCGAAGATCTGGCAGCTGAGTGCACAAATTACGAAAAGAAGATCGCTGAAGCGGGTGGAATTGAACTTTTCATTGGCG GTATCGGACCTGATGGACATATTGCATTTAACGAACCAGGATCGTCGTTGGTGTCGAGGACGAGGGTGAAGACGTTAGCTCAAGATACTTTGGAGGCTAACGCTAGATTTTTCGACAATGATATCAGCAAGGTGCCAAAACAAGCCTTAACAGTTGGAGTTGGAACTGTTATGGATGCTAAAGAA gtaatgattttaattactgGTACCCATAAGGCGTTTGCTTTATATAAGGCTATAGAAGAAGGTGTTAATCATATGTGGACCGTTTCTGCTTTCCAACAACATCCGCATACACTGATGATTTGTGACGAGGATGCAACTTTGGAATTAAAAGTCAAgactgttaaatattttaag GCTCTAAGCAATGTTCATCACAAGCTGATTGAAGATGATAAATCTATTCAACATACTAGGATTGTTCATTGA